ACGACATGGGCTGCGGTGACTCCTCGGGAAGGAATAATCTCAAAAACAGATCATGTAGAAATGTGCTGTTCATTACCAGAGGACACGCCGTCCAGGACCCGTTGCTGTCACAGCGTCAGCTCACCCCGCGCCGGCGAACAGCCGGAGCGATCCGCTCGTATGGCAGAGCAGCAGTTGCGGGGCAGCAGGTCAGCGGTTCTCTTGGAACAGTCGTGGAGCATGACGAGATTGGAGCCGAAATGACATCGCCCCTGTCCGAAGCTGTCATCGCGGGTGCGGACGCAGCGGACCTCGAGTCACTTCCTCTTCCGGATTACTTCCCGGCGGCCTGTGTGCGCGCCAGCGACGTCGACATGTTCGAGGGTGTCAATGACAAGGACGTGCGCAAGTCCCTGTTCGTCGAGAAAGTTCCGATGCCTCAGCTCGCTCCGGACGAGGCTCTGATCGCCGTGATGGCGAGTTCGATCAACTACAACACGGTCTGGACGGCCATGTTCGAGCCGTTGCCCACCTTCCAGTTCCTCAAGGAAATGGGGAAGGCCGGGGGATGGGAGGCACGGCACGATCTGCCGTACCACATCGTGGGTTCCGATGCTTCGGGCGTCATCGTCCGTACGGGATCGTCCGTGCGCAGGTGGAAGGTCGGTGATCACGTTTCGATCTCGCCGGTCTATGTCGACGAGCAGGATCCTGACACCCATTGCGACGGCATGCTGGGGCACGGGCAGAAGGCGTGGGGGTTCGAGACGAACTTCGGCGGTCTGGCTCACTACGCCGTCGTCCGGGCGAGCCAGTTGATGCCGAAGCCTCCCGCCCTGACCTGGGAGGAAGCGGCCGTCAATCCCCTGTGTGCCAGTACGGCCTACCGCATGCTGGTCAGTGACCGCGGTGCGCGGATGAAGCAGGGCGACATCGTGCTGGTCTGGGGCGCGACCGGTGGGTTGGGGTCCTACGCCGTCCAACTGGTGCGCAACGGAGGCGGAATCCCGGTCGGCGTGGTGAATTCCGACGAGAAGGCACGTCTGCTCAGGTCACTCGGATGCGATGCCGTCATCAACCGCCAAGAGGTTCTGGGCGGGGACGACACGCTCCTGCAGCGTTTCGAGGGGTGGAAGAAGATGGGGAGGGCGATCCGCGAGGTGGTCGGTGAGGACCCACACATCGTGTTCGAGCACGTAGGCAGGCAGACTTTTCCGGCGTCCGTGTTCCTGACCAGGCGAGGCGGGACGGTCGTTACCTGCGGATCCAGTACCGGCTACGAGCACACATATGACAACCGATATCTGTGGATGCGGCTGAAGCGGATCATCGGCAGTCACGGCGCGAACCTTCACGAGCAGTGTGAGGTCAACCGGCTCATCACCATGGGCAACGTGGTTCCTGCCCTGTCGAGGACGTATCCGCTGGCGGAGGTCGCTGCGGCTGCGCGGACTGTCCAGGCCAATGAGCACATCGGCAAGGTCGGTGTGCTGTGTCTGGCTCCCCGTCCTGGGCTTGGCGTTACCGACCCGCAGGCCCGTGCTCAGGTGGGTGAGGAGCGGTTGCGCCTGTTCCGCAGGTGAGCCCCACACAACAGGCGCGATTCAGCGATCACTGGGTGTGCCGCCCGATGGCACGGGCGACGTGCCGCGCGATGGTCCGGACGTGGGGCGGGTCGATGACGGACAGGTGGTCGCCCTCGACGGGGACGATCTCGAGAGACTCGCACAGGGGCGCCCATCCGAGGTCCGCGTCCTGCCGGAGGTAGCGCGGGTCCAGAGCGGTGGTGAGCTGCTGCGGTTGCTGGGCGCGGTAGAGCACTACGTGGCCGTCGTGGGGACGGGGGACGTACCGTTCGCCGACGCGGGCATCGACGTACGAGGTCCGCTGGTGCTCCATGATCCCTGGGCTCATGTCGAGGCCGGCGTCGGCGACCAGACGCATGATCACATCGATCTGCTGCTCGTCCGGGGTGGCCGCCAGCTCTTCGTAGGGCAGGTCCAGACGGTGGCCGTACGTCTTCTCGATGTATTCGGCGAAACGGCCGAAACGCTCGAGCAGGAACTCCGGTGATTCCCGCTGCGGCAGAGCGGCGGGCAGGATG
The nucleotide sequence above comes from Streptomyces sp. NL15-2K. Encoded proteins:
- the ccrA gene encoding crotonyl-CoA carboxylase/reductase gives rise to the protein MTSPLSEAVIAGADAADLESLPLPDYFPAACVRASDVDMFEGVNDKDVRKSLFVEKVPMPQLAPDEALIAVMASSINYNTVWTAMFEPLPTFQFLKEMGKAGGWEARHDLPYHIVGSDASGVIVRTGSSVRRWKVGDHVSISPVYVDEQDPDTHCDGMLGHGQKAWGFETNFGGLAHYAVVRASQLMPKPPALTWEEAAVNPLCASTAYRMLVSDRGARMKQGDIVLVWGATGGLGSYAVQLVRNGGGIPVGVVNSDEKARLLRSLGCDAVINRQEVLGGDDTLLQRFEGWKKMGRAIREVVGEDPHIVFEHVGRQTFPASVFLTRRGGTVVTCGSSTGYEHTYDNRYLWMRLKRIIGSHGANLHEQCEVNRLITMGNVVPALSRTYPLAEVAAAARTVQANEHIGKVGVLCLAPRPGLGVTDPQARAQVGEERLRLFRR